One genomic region from Xenopus laevis strain J_2021 chromosome 2L, Xenopus_laevis_v10.1, whole genome shotgun sequence encodes:
- the lmbr1l.L gene encoding protein LMBR1L isoform X1, translating into MEVNQDVSVREQIFHDWVRECIICSLLFSTLYLLSYIVITKFKKHADFATVDVEDAAVNRIALWMCTFTLAVSVGAVLLLPFSIISNEVLLSVPHNYYIQWLNGSLIHGLWNLVFLFSNLSLVFLMPFAYLFTEAEGFAGSKKGVMSRVYETTVVLLLLTLLVFGIVWVASAIFDDDSAGRESLYVCTPFGLSRMFSVTGNLLVKPRLLENLEEHLSCTAFEEAAISRKISTKASCWLNLNMEALQKRLLAIQSHRITLEMRRRASPWQRNLVYPLAMLLLLALTGITVLIVCVNVLELLIDEAAMPKGIQSSQLGKVSFSVFGSFGAAVQVILIFYLMASSVVGFYSSPLFIQLLPQKQNTPMTKIIGNCVSLLILSSALPVFSRTLGITRFDLLGDFGRFNWLGNFYLILLYNMMFAGLATLCLVKKFTWAVQAELIRAFGLDRLPLSVKKIRSQGKA; encoded by the exons ATGGAAGTGAACCAGGATGTGTCTGTTAGAGAGCAGATTTTCCACGACTGGGTCCGGGAATGCATA ATCTGCAGCCTGCTTTTCTCCACGCTTTATCTTCTCTCTTACATAGTTATCaccaaatttaaaaagcatgcCGACTTTGCCACAG TCGATGTTGAAGATGCTGCCGTTAACAGAATTGC GCTCTGGATGTGCACATTCACACTGGCCGTGTCCGTGGGTGCAGTACTGCTGCTTCCCTTCTCCATCATCAGTAACGAGGTGCTACTCTCCGTGCCCCACAATTATTACATCCAGTGGCTCAACGGCTCCCTCATCCATG GCCTCTGGAACCTGGTCTTCCTTTTCTCCAACTTGTCATTAGTGTTTCTGATGCCTTTTGCCTATCTCTTCACTGAGGCTGAAGGATTTGCTGGATCTAAAAAG GGAGTCATGTCCCGTGTATATGAGACCACTGTGGTACTGCTGCTCCTCACACTCCTCGTATTTGGCATTGTTTGGGTTGCATCAGCAATCTTCGATGATGACTCAGCTGGCCGCGAATCTCTTTACG TGTGCACTCCCTTTGGCCTCTCTCGGATGTTCTCTGTAACTGGAAATCTGCTGGTCAAACCACGG TTGCTGGAAAACCTAGAGGAGCACCTGAGCTGTACAGCCTTTGAGGAAGCTGCCATCTCTCGCAAAATCTCCA CCAAAGCATCCTGCTGGCTGAACCTTAACATGGAAGCCTTGCAGAAACGGCTGCTGGCCATCCAAAGCCACAGAATAACTCTAG AGATGAGGAGGAGAGCGTCTCCCTGGCAGCGTAACCTGGTGTATCCCCTCGCCATGCTGCTCCTACTGGCTCTCACA GGGATTACTGTGCtgattgtgtgtgtgaatgtCCTAGAACTTCTTATTGATGAGGCCGCTATGCCAAAGGGAATACAG AGTTCTCAGCTCGGGAAGGTTTCTTTCTCCGTTTTTGGTTCATTTGGAGCAGCTGTGCAAGTCATCCTTATCTT CTATCTAATGGCCTCCTCTGTAGTGGGGTTTTACAGTTCtccactttttattcagctcctGCCTCAGAAGCAGAACACACCCATGACCAAA ATTATCGGGAACTGTGTGTCCCTCCTCATTCTCAGCTCTGCTCTCCCTGTGTTTTCCCGGACTTTAG GTATCACCAGATTTGATCTTCTTGGGGACTTTGGGCGCTTCAACTGGTTGGGAAACTTTTACCTTATCCTCCTGTACAATATGATGTTTGCTGGTCTCGCCACGCTTTGTCTGGTGAAGAAGTTTACCTGGGCAGTACAGGCTGAACTAATCCGTGCATTTG gtctGGACCGCTTACCCCTCTCGGTCAAAAAAATTCGCAGTCAAGGCAAAGCTTGA
- the lmbr1l.L gene encoding protein LMBR1L (The RefSeq protein has 1 substitution compared to this genomic sequence) translates to MEVNQDVSVREQIFHDWVRECIICSLLFSTLYLLSYIVITKFKKHADFATVDVEDAAVNRIALWMCTFTLAVSVGAVLLLPFSIISNEVLLSVPHNYYIQWLNGSLIHGLWNLVFLFSNLSLVFLMPFAYLFTEAEGFAGSKKGVMSRVYETTVVLLLLTLLVFGIVWVASAIFDDDSAGRESLYDLWEYYLPYLYSGISLFGVLLLLLCTPFGLSRMFSVTGNLLVKPRLLENLEEHLSCTAFEEAAISRKISTKASCWLNLNMEALQKRLLAIQSHRITLEMRRRASPWQRNLVYPLAMLLLLALTGITVLIVCVNVLELLIDEAAMPKGIQGSQLGKVSFSVFGSFGAAVQVILIFYLMASSVVGFYSSPLFIQLLPQKQNTPMTKIIGNCVSLLILSSALPVFSRTLGITRFDLLGDFGRFNWLGNFYLILLYNMMFAGLATLCLVKKFTWAVQAELIRAFGLDRLPLSVKKIRSQGKA, encoded by the exons ATGGAAGTGAACCAGGATGTGTCTGTTAGAGAGCAGATTTTCCACGACTGGGTCCGGGAATGCATA ATCTGCAGCCTGCTTTTCTCCACGCTTTATCTTCTCTCTTACATAGTTATCaccaaatttaaaaagcatgcCGACTTTGCCACAG TCGATGTTGAAGATGCTGCCGTTAACAGAATTGC GCTCTGGATGTGCACATTCACACTGGCCGTGTCCGTGGGTGCAGTACTGCTGCTTCCCTTCTCCATCATCAGTAACGAGGTGCTACTCTCCGTGCCCCACAATTATTACATCCAGTGGCTCAACGGCTCCCTCATCCATG GCCTCTGGAACCTGGTCTTCCTTTTCTCCAACTTGTCATTAGTGTTTCTGATGCCTTTTGCCTATCTCTTCACTGAGGCTGAAGGATTTGCTGGATCTAAAAAG GGAGTCATGTCCCGTGTATATGAGACCACTGTGGTACTGCTGCTCCTCACACTCCTCGTATTTGGCATTGTTTGGGTTGCATCAGCAATCTTCGATGATGACTCAGCTGGCCGCGAATCTCTTTACG aCCTCTGGGAATACTATTTACCATACCTCTACTCTGGCATCTCGCTATTTGGGGTTCTATTGCTTTTGT TGTGCACTCCCTTTGGCCTCTCTCGGATGTTCTCTGTAACTGGAAATCTGCTGGTCAAACCACGG TTGCTGGAAAACCTAGAGGAGCACCTGAGCTGTACAGCCTTTGAGGAAGCTGCCATCTCTCGCAAAATCTCCA CCAAAGCATCCTGCTGGCTGAACCTTAACATGGAAGCCTTGCAGAAACGGCTGCTGGCCATCCAAAGCCACAGAATAACTCTAG AGATGAGGAGGAGAGCGTCTCCCTGGCAGCGTAACCTGGTGTATCCCCTCGCCATGCTGCTCCTACTGGCTCTCACA GGGATTACTGTGCtgattgtgtgtgtgaatgtCCTAGAACTTCTTATTGATGAGGCCGCTATGCCAAAGGGAATACAG AGTTCTCAGCTCGGGAAGGTTTCTTTCTCCGTTTTTGGTTCATTTGGAGCAGCTGTGCAAGTCATCCTTATCTT CTATCTAATGGCCTCCTCTGTAGTGGGGTTTTACAGTTCtccactttttattcagctcctGCCTCAGAAGCAGAACACACCCATGACCAAA ATTATCGGGAACTGTGTGTCCCTCCTCATTCTCAGCTCTGCTCTCCCTGTGTTTTCCCGGACTTTAG GTATCACCAGATTTGATCTTCTTGGGGACTTTGGGCGCTTCAACTGGTTGGGAAACTTTTACCTTATCCTCCTGTACAATATGATGTTTGCTGGTCTCGCCACGCTTTGTCTGGTGAAGAAGTTTACCTGGGCAGTACAGGCTGAACTAATCCGTGCATTTG gtctGGACCGCTTACCCCTCTCGGTCAAAAAAATTCGCAGTCAAGGCAAAGCTTGA